From a region of the Halolamina sp. CBA1230 genome:
- the argC gene encoding N-acetyl-gamma-glutamyl-phosphate reductase — MTLTASVVGASGFAGGELLRLLAAHPEFEVVQATSREYENRTVGYVHPNLRELDLRFSDPTELESVDALFAATPHGVSMDHVEEYLDAAETLIDLSADFRLGSEAAYDEWYDGHTAPEHLDHAVYALPELGREGLAGADIVASGGCNATATMLALKPLVDAGLLTPEDQVVADLKVGSSEGGAGGGAASSHPERSGVVRPYAPTGHRHEAEIEEQLGLSLSFSVHAVDMVRGAAATCHTFPTGGDGEIETPDLWTAYRDAYEEEPFVQLVAGGGGVYRYPEPKSVAGTNLAEVGFAADGERVVAFAAIDNVMKGAAGQAVHGANIAFGLEETAGLDQQGLHPVGSP, encoded by the coding sequence GTGACGCTCACTGCGAGCGTCGTCGGCGCCTCCGGCTTCGCGGGCGGGGAGCTGCTCCGCCTGCTCGCTGCCCACCCCGAGTTCGAGGTCGTCCAGGCCACCTCCCGCGAGTACGAGAACCGCACGGTGGGGTACGTCCACCCGAACCTCCGTGAACTCGACCTGCGCTTCTCCGACCCGACGGAGCTCGAGTCGGTCGACGCGCTGTTCGCGGCGACGCCCCACGGCGTCTCGATGGACCACGTCGAGGAGTATCTCGACGCCGCGGAGACGCTGATCGACCTCTCGGCGGACTTCCGCCTCGGCAGCGAGGCGGCGTACGACGAGTGGTACGACGGCCACACCGCCCCCGAACACCTCGACCACGCCGTCTACGCGCTCCCGGAACTCGGTCGCGAGGGGCTCGCGGGGGCCGACATCGTCGCCTCCGGCGGTTGTAACGCCACGGCGACGATGCTCGCACTCAAACCGCTGGTCGACGCCGGCCTGCTGACGCCCGAGGATCAGGTCGTCGCCGACCTCAAAGTCGGCTCCTCGGAGGGTGGCGCCGGCGGCGGCGCGGCCTCCTCGCACCCGGAGCGCTCGGGCGTCGTCCGCCCGTACGCGCCCACGGGCCACCGCCACGAAGCGGAGATCGAGGAACAGTTGGGGCTCTCCCTGTCCTTCAGCGTCCACGCGGTGGACATGGTCCGCGGCGCGGCCGCGACCTGCCACACGTTCCCGACCGGCGGCGACGGCGAGATCGAGACCCCCGATCTCTGGACGGCCTACCGCGACGCCTACGAGGAGGAACCGTTCGTGCAACTGGTCGCGGGCGGGGGCGGCGTCTACCGCTACCCCGAGCCGAAATCCGTCGCGGGCACGAATCTCGCGGAAGTCGGCTTCGCGGCCGACGGCGAGCGCGTCGTCGCCTTCGCGGCCATCGACAACGTGATGAAGGGCGCTGCTGGGCAGGCGGTCCACGGCGCCAACATCGCGTTCGGGCTCGAGGAGA